The following are from one region of the Rhizobium sullae genome:
- a CDS encoding CoA-acylating methylmalonate-semialdehyde dehydrogenase — protein sequence MYEIGHFIGGKHVAGKSGRSSNVYNPATGEVQASVALASVEEIRAAVENAKAAQPKWAATNPQRRARVFFKFVELLNKHMDELAELLSKEHGKTVEDSKGDIVRGLEVCEFVCGIPHLLKGEFTEGAGPAIDMYSIRQAVGIGAGITPFNFPAMIPMWMFAPAIACGNAFILKPSERDPSVPLRLAELMIEAGLPAGILNVVNGDKAAVDAILMDPDIGAVTFVGSTPIARYVYGTAAMNGKRAQCFGGAKNHMIIMPDADMDQAVNALMGAGYGSAGERCMAISVAVPVGEETANRLVEKLTPKIESLRIGPYTDEKADMGPLVTKEAYARVNSLIDRGVEQGAKLVVDGRGFKLQGYEDGYFVGGSLFDHVTPDMDIYKTEIFGPVLSVVRAHNYEEALSLPMKHEYGNGVAIYTRDGDAARDFASRINIGMIGINVPIPVPLAYHSFGGWKSSSFGDLNQHGTDSIKFWTKTKTVTARWPSGIKDGAEFVMPTMK from the coding sequence CAATCCGGCCACCGGCGAAGTTCAGGCATCCGTGGCGCTCGCAAGCGTCGAGGAAATCCGCGCCGCGGTCGAAAATGCCAAGGCGGCGCAGCCGAAGTGGGCCGCAACTAATCCGCAGCGTCGCGCCCGCGTTTTCTTCAAGTTCGTGGAACTCCTGAACAAGCATATGGACGAGCTTGCAGAACTGCTCTCCAAGGAGCATGGCAAGACCGTCGAAGACTCCAAGGGCGATATCGTCCGCGGTCTTGAAGTCTGTGAATTCGTCTGCGGCATTCCGCATCTGCTGAAGGGCGAATTCACCGAAGGCGCAGGCCCGGCGATCGACATGTACTCCATCCGCCAGGCCGTCGGCATCGGCGCCGGCATCACTCCGTTCAACTTCCCGGCCATGATCCCGATGTGGATGTTTGCCCCCGCAATTGCTTGCGGCAACGCCTTCATCCTCAAGCCCTCCGAACGTGATCCGTCCGTTCCGCTGCGTCTTGCCGAACTGATGATCGAAGCCGGACTTCCGGCAGGCATCCTGAACGTCGTCAACGGCGACAAGGCCGCCGTCGATGCGATCCTGATGGACCCGGATATCGGCGCCGTCACCTTCGTCGGTTCCACGCCGATCGCCCGTTATGTCTATGGTACGGCCGCCATGAACGGCAAGCGTGCCCAGTGCTTCGGCGGCGCCAAGAACCACATGATCATCATGCCGGATGCCGACATGGACCAAGCCGTCAACGCGTTGATGGGCGCAGGTTATGGTTCGGCGGGCGAGCGCTGCATGGCGATCTCGGTTGCCGTTCCGGTCGGCGAGGAAACCGCAAACCGCCTCGTCGAGAAGCTGACACCGAAGATCGAGTCGCTGCGCATCGGCCCCTACACCGATGAGAAGGCCGACATGGGGCCGCTTGTCACCAAGGAAGCCTATGCCCGCGTCAACAGCCTGATCGATCGCGGCGTCGAGCAGGGGGCGAAACTCGTCGTCGACGGCCGCGGCTTCAAGCTGCAGGGTTACGAAGACGGCTATTTCGTCGGCGGCTCGCTGTTCGACCACGTCACGCCGGACATGGACATCTACAAGACCGAAATCTTCGGACCTGTGCTTTCTGTCGTCCGCGCTCATAACTACGAAGAAGCCCTGTCGTTGCCGATGAAGCACGAGTATGGCAACGGCGTTGCGATCTATACCCGCGACGGCGATGCCGCCCGCGACTTCGCTTCGCGTATCAACATCGGCATGATCGGCATCAACGTCCCGATCCCGGTTCCGCTTGCCTACCACTCCTTCGGCGGCTGGAAGTCCTCGAGCTTCGGTGACCTCAACCAGCACGGCACGGACTCGATCAAGTTCTGGACCAAGACCAAGACCGTCACCGCCCGCTGGCCGTCAGGCATCAAGGACGGCGCCGAATTCGTCATGCCGACGATGAAGTAG
- the rirA gene encoding iron-responsive transcriptional regulator RirA translates to MRLTKQTNYAVRMLMYCAANEGRLSRIPEIAKAYGVSELFLFKILQPLNKAGLVETVRGRNGGVRLGKPAKEISLFDVVKVTEDSFAMAECFEDSAAECPLVDSCGLNSALRKALNAFFDVLAEYSIDDLVRARPQINFLLGLTGENYRKPAISVPAA, encoded by the coding sequence ATGCGATTGACGAAGCAGACCAACTATGCGGTTCGCATGTTGATGTATTGCGCTGCCAATGAAGGGCGTCTGAGCCGGATTCCCGAAATTGCCAAGGCGTACGGGGTTTCTGAACTCTTCCTGTTCAAGATTCTCCAGCCGCTGAACAAGGCGGGCCTTGTCGAAACAGTTCGAGGCCGCAACGGTGGCGTGCGACTTGGCAAACCGGCTAAGGAGATCAGCCTTTTCGACGTCGTCAAAGTCACCGAAGACAGCTTTGCGATGGCCGAATGCTTTGAAGACAGCGCAGCCGAATGCCCGTTGGTCGACAGCTGCGGTCTGAACTCGGCGCTTCGCAAAGCGCTCAACGCCTTCTTCGACGTGCTGGCCGAATATTCGATCGACGATCTCGTGAGGGCGCGGCCGCAGATCAACTTCCTCCTCGGCCTGACCGGTGAGAATTACCGCAAGCCCGCAATTAGCGTTCCGGCTGCTTAA
- a CDS encoding ABC transporter substrate-binding protein, producing MKKLSVLLAATALASVMATSAWSKTLVYCSEGSPEGFDPGLYTAGTTFDATSRTVYNRLVEFKHGSTEIEPGLAESWTVSDDGTVYTFKLRPGVKFQTTEFFTPTRDLNADDVIFSFERQLKADNPWNKYVEGGSYEYAAGMGFPELIKSIEKVDDLTVKFTLTHSEAPFMADLAMDFASILSKEYADKLAADGKMNQMNQMPLGTGPFTFVAYQPDAVIRYKANESYFKGKEKIDDLVFAITSDAAVRAQKLKAGECHIMPYPNAADVAELKKDENLTVLEEAGLNVSYVAYNTLVPPFDKVEVRKALNMAINKQAIIDAVFQGAAAVAKNPIPPTMWSYNDAVEDDKYDPDAAKKMLADAGVKDLKMKLWAMPVSRPYMLNARRAAELMQADLAKIGVDVEIVTHEWAEYLKLSSAKDRDGAVILGWTGDNGDPDNFMHTLLGCDAVGGNNRAQWCNKEFDDLMIKAKTTADVAERTKFYEQAQLIFKKEAPWATLDHSLVFIPVSKKVSGFVQDPLGYHRFDGVDISE from the coding sequence ATGAAAAAGCTCTCCGTCCTGCTGGCAGCGACGGCCCTGGCTTCGGTCATGGCGACGTCGGCCTGGTCAAAAACCCTTGTCTATTGCTCTGAAGGTTCGCCGGAAGGCTTCGATCCGGGCCTCTACACCGCAGGCACGACCTTCGATGCGACCTCGCGCACGGTCTACAACCGCCTCGTCGAATTCAAGCACGGCAGCACCGAGATCGAGCCGGGTCTCGCCGAAAGCTGGACCGTTTCCGATGATGGTACGGTTTACACCTTCAAGCTGCGGCCGGGCGTCAAGTTCCAGACCACTGAATTCTTCACGCCGACGCGCGATCTCAACGCCGACGACGTCATCTTCTCCTTCGAGCGTCAGCTAAAGGCCGACAATCCGTGGAACAAGTATGTCGAGGGCGGTTCTTATGAATACGCCGCCGGCATGGGCTTCCCGGAGCTCATCAAGTCCATCGAGAAGGTCGATGACCTGACGGTCAAGTTCACGCTGACGCACTCTGAAGCACCCTTCATGGCCGATCTTGCCATGGACTTTGCGTCGATCCTGTCGAAGGAATATGCCGACAAGCTCGCAGCCGACGGCAAGATGAACCAGATGAACCAGATGCCACTCGGCACCGGTCCGTTCACCTTCGTCGCCTACCAGCCGGATGCCGTCATCCGCTACAAGGCCAACGAGAGCTACTTCAAGGGCAAGGAAAAGATTGATGATCTCGTCTTTGCGATCACCTCCGACGCTGCCGTCCGCGCGCAGAAGCTGAAGGCCGGCGAATGCCACATCATGCCGTACCCGAATGCTGCAGATGTCGCCGAACTGAAAAAGGACGAGAACCTGACCGTGCTTGAAGAGGCCGGCCTCAACGTTTCCTACGTTGCCTACAACACGCTGGTCCCACCGTTCGACAAGGTTGAAGTCCGCAAGGCTCTCAACATGGCGATCAACAAACAGGCGATCATCGATGCCGTCTTCCAGGGCGCTGCAGCGGTTGCCAAGAACCCGATCCCGCCGACGATGTGGTCGTACAACGATGCCGTCGAAGACGACAAGTATGATCCGGATGCGGCAAAGAAGATGCTTGCCGATGCCGGCGTCAAGGATCTCAAGATGAAGCTCTGGGCGATGCCCGTCTCGCGTCCGTACATGTTGAACGCCCGCCGCGCGGCTGAACTGATGCAGGCTGACCTTGCGAAAATCGGCGTCGACGTCGAGATCGTCACCCATGAATGGGCCGAATATCTGAAGCTCTCGTCTGCCAAGGACCGTGACGGTGCCGTCATCCTCGGCTGGACCGGCGACAACGGCGATCCGGACAACTTCATGCACACCCTGCTTGGTTGCGATGCTGTCGGCGGTAACAACCGTGCGCAGTGGTGCAACAAGGAATTCGACGATCTGATGATCAAGGCCAAGACGACGGCCGACGTTGCAGAGCGCACCAAGTTCTACGAACAGGCCCAGCTGATCTTCAAGAAGGAAGCTCCCTGGGCAACGCTCGATCACTCGCTCGTCTTCATCCCCGTCAGCAAGAAGGTTTCCGGCTTCGTGCAGGATCCGCTCGGCTACCACCGCTTCGACGGCGTCGACATTTCCGAATAA
- a CDS encoding ABC transporter permease subunit, whose protein sequence is MLRFLIGRLAVLIPTFLGVTLIAFSFIRMLPGDPVMLLSGERVMAPERHAQIMHDLGFDRPMYIQYFDYLGKVLQGDFGTSIVTKRPVLGDFGALFPATLELSLCAILLAVCLGVPAGVFAAVKRGTWFDQSVMGVALVGYSMPIFWWGLLLIIFFSGYLGWTPVSGRISLMYFFKPVTGFMLIDSLLSGQAGAFRSAVSYLILPTIVLATIPLAVIARQTRSAMLEVLGEDYVRTARSKGLKPLRVVGVHALRNAMIPVVTTIGLQIGVLLAGAILTETIFSWPGIGKWMVDSVFRRDYAVVQGGLLLIAGIIMLVNLIVDITYGFINPRIRH, encoded by the coding sequence ATGTTGCGATTTCTCATCGGGCGCCTCGCGGTCCTGATCCCAACATTCCTCGGCGTCACGCTCATCGCCTTCTCGTTCATCCGCATGCTTCCCGGCGATCCCGTCATGCTTCTGTCGGGTGAACGCGTGATGGCGCCTGAGCGTCATGCCCAGATCATGCACGATCTCGGTTTCGACCGGCCCATGTACATCCAGTACTTCGATTACCTCGGCAAGGTGCTACAGGGCGACTTCGGAACGTCGATCGTCACGAAGCGCCCGGTTCTCGGTGATTTTGGCGCTCTCTTCCCGGCAACGCTCGAGCTCTCGCTGTGTGCCATTCTTCTCGCGGTCTGTCTTGGCGTGCCCGCCGGCGTCTTTGCCGCCGTCAAGCGAGGCACGTGGTTCGACCAAAGCGTGATGGGGGTCGCCCTTGTCGGCTATTCGATGCCGATCTTCTGGTGGGGTCTGCTGCTCATCATCTTCTTCTCCGGCTATCTCGGCTGGACTCCTGTTTCGGGCCGCATCTCGCTCATGTATTTCTTCAAGCCGGTCACCGGCTTCATGCTGATCGACAGCCTGCTATCCGGTCAGGCGGGCGCTTTCCGCTCCGCTGTCAGCTATCTCATTCTACCCACGATCGTGCTTGCCACCATCCCGCTTGCTGTCATTGCGCGCCAGACGCGCTCGGCGATGCTCGAAGTGCTTGGCGAAGACTATGTGCGTACTGCCCGCTCCAAGGGCCTGAAGCCGCTTCGGGTCGTTGGCGTGCATGCGCTGCGCAACGCCATGATACCGGTTGTGACGACCATCGGTCTGCAGATCGGCGTCCTGCTCGCGGGCGCGATCCTGACCGAGACGATCTTCTCCTGGCCCGGTATCGGCAAGTGGATGGTCGATTCGGTGTTCAGGCGGGACTATGCAGTCGTCCAAGGTGGTCTTCTGTTGATTGCCGGCATCATCATGCTGGTCAATCTGATCGTCGACATCACCTACGGCTTCATCAACCCACGCATTCGGCACTAG